The region GGGGTGGTGGCCGGTGACACAGTGGTGTCGGCCAGTGCGGCGCCTGGCAGCAGGAGTGTGCCGAGGCCCACGCCGAGCGCCGCCGAGCAGAGTGCTGTTGAGACCTTCATACGCGTCTTCCCTCACTTTTCGTCCGCTGACTGCGTGGGACGTCGTTCGGGTGGCCAACTCCGTGACTAGCACCGGTGTGCCCAACACTAGGTGGGTTGGGCCCACGATCAGGTGAAAATGAGAATTCCTCGTTGCCGTCACGTGTCCACCCGAAGGCGGGGAGAGCTGCGGAAAGGCCCCGACGGCCCGAGCAGCGCCCGGTCTCCGGTCGATGTCGGGCTGTCGCGGCTGGGTCGATGGCGAGGTATTGCCGACGACGGCGGAAATACGCCGGCTGGGCGTCCGGGTCAGTCGGCCCCGGTCGGCTCGGGCATCGGCTCGCCGGTTTCCAGGAGTGTCTTGAGGCTGGCCAACAGCTCCGGCCAGCCTCCGCTGCCGTCGAGTTGGCCGCTGATCGCCCGGTGCATCTCGCTGTCGGGGGAGAAGTCGTCGTGGATCACGGTCAACCGGACGGCCGTCGGGCCGTGCGGATCGATCTGGAACGTCACCTTCGACCGGCGCTCGCCACGTCGGGCGGCCAGCTCCTCGGCCGACCAGCCGAAGTGCTCGGCGTGCTCGGCCTGGAAGCCGTGCCAGCTGTAGGAGAGGAGACGGTACGGCTCCGCGGCCAGCACCCGCTGGCCGAGATCGCGGGGCTCGTCGGCCGCCGTGTCCTGCCACAGCACCGGTGACCCCACCTGCCAGTCCGACACGAGCGCGATCCCACCCCAGTACCGACGGGTGAACGCCGGTTCGATGAGTGCGGCCCACAGTCGCTGTGGAGTGGTGGTGACGTACGTCGTGTAGGCGAAGGTCGGGCTCTGCATGGATTGTCCCTCCAATGCGGTGGTCAGGTCGGCGAGGGTGGCGGCGCGTTCGCGGTCGTAGCGGCTGAGCCACCGGTCGGCGATGGCGTTGATCGGGGCGGCGTTGAGGTAGTGCACCTTTTCCCGGCCCCGCCGCACGGTCGTGACGAGGTTGGCCGCCTCCAGGACCGACAGGTGCTTGCTGACGGCCTGCCGGGTCGTCGCCAACCCTTCGCAGAGCTCCCGCAGGGTCTGGCCGTTGCGCTCGTTGAGCCGGTCGAGCAGCCGACGCCGGCTGGGGTCGGCCAGTGCCCGAAACGCGTCGTCCATCGGCCCTCCTCGTGACAGGCAACCAGTTGGTTGCCTGTCAACATAGGCAACCAGAGAGTTACCTGTCAACCCTCGCCATCGAGGGCCTCCCAGCGACTGGATAAAGGCCGGGATGTCCCGCGGAAACGCTGGTAGGTTCGCTCGCCGTGACACGGAACGTGGGAGACGGCCTGGGACCGGTGTTCGCCAGACTCTGGGCGGCGAGCACCCTCTCGGCCCTGGGCAGCGGCCTGGCCACCGTCGCTGCGCCGCTCTTCGTCGCGTCGCGGACCGATGACCCGCTCGTGGTCGCCGGAGCGTCCGCCGTGGCGTGGCTGCCGTGGCTGCTCTTCGCCCTGCCCGGCGGGGTGCTGGTGGACCGGATGGACCGCCGCCGCCTGATGATCGTCATCGACCTGGTCCGGGTGGTCGCGCTCGCCGTTCTGGCCACGGCCATCCTCAGCGGCCGGGGCGGGGTGGCGCTGCTGTTCGCGGTGCTGTTCCTGGTCAACACCGGTGAGATCGTGTTCCGCGCGGCGAGCCAGGCCATGGTTCCGGTCGTGGTGCCGCGGCACCGCTTGGAGCGCGCCAACGGATGGCTCAGCGGCGGCGCCACCCTCATGCACAGCATGCTCGCCGGCCCGCTCGGCGGCTTCCTTTTCGCGATCTCGGCGGGCAGCCCGTTCCTGGTCAACGCCATCACGTACGCCCTCAGCGCCGTACTGGTGGCGCTGATCGGCGGGGACTTCCGGGCCGCCGTCGACGACACGCACGCACGCCGTACCCGCACCATGGCCGGCGAGATCGTCGAAGGCCTGCGCTGGCTGGCCAACCAGCGGCTGCTGCGCACGATGGCCGTGCTGATCGGTCTGCTGAACGTCACCCTCACCGCCGCGCTCGCGGTGCTGGTGCTGCTCGCCGTCGAGCGTTTGGGACTCGGATCCGTCGGCTATGGCCTGCTCTTCACCTGCATGGCCACCGGTGGGGTGCTCGGCGCCCTGCTCGGCGACCGGATCATCGCCCGGATCAGCGCCACCTGGACGATCAGGATCGGCTTGCTCGTCGAGGCGGGGCTGCACCTGGCGCTGGCCGCGTCCCGCAGCACCATCGTGGTCGGGTTCGCGCTGTTCGCCTTCGGGGTGCACGGCGGGCTGTGGAACATCGTGTCGAACTCACTGCGCCAACGACTCACCCCGGCGAACCTCCAGGGCCGGGTGGCCAGCACCAACCTCTTCGTGGCGGCGGGCGGCAACTGCGTGGGCGCACTGCTGGGCGGGCTGCTGGCCGCCCGATTCGGCATCACAGCGCCGTACTGGGTCGGGCTGGTGGTGGCGGTCGGCGTCTCCGCCGCCACCTGGCGGGTCTTCAACCGCGCCGCGGTCGCGCGTGCCTATGCCGACCCGCCCCCGGTCGAGTCGCCCGCGCCGGTGGCCTGAGCGCCGTGGCGGCCCATCGGGTGGTGGCGCGCGTCGGTGTGGCAGCGTGGGGTGGGTGACCGACTCCGCGCCGCTGGACGTCGACCTCGCGCTGCTCGGCGGCGGCGGGGCGGCTTCGTTGCTGCTCGCCGCCCTGGACCGGCACGAGGTCCGGGACCTGCGCATCGCCGTCGTCGACCCGGTCCGCCGACGCGGTCAGGACCGCACCTGGGCGTTCTGGGGCCACCCGGGCACCGACCTGGATCCGCTGCTCAGCGCGAGCTGGCGGCAGGTCGAGGTGGCGACGGCGGCGCGACGCCGCGTCCTGGACCTGACCCCGCTGCGGTACGCCATGCTCCGCTCCGGCCCGGTCTACGACCGGGCTGCCGAGGCCGAACGCCGGCTGGACGCCACCCGGATCGTCGCGCCCGCCGAGACGGTGTCGGACGACGGCACACGGGTGCGGGTGCGCACCGGTGACGGGCGGACCGTGCGGGCCGGATGGGTGCTCGACTCGCGCCCCCGCCCGCCGGCGCGAGCCGGACGGACCACCTGGTTGCAGCACTTCCGGGGCTGGTGGTTGGAGGCCGACCGCCCCGCCTTCGACCCGGCACGCGCGGTGCTGATGGACTTCCGCACCCCGCAGCCACCCCGGGGCGTCTCCTTCGGGTACGTGCTGCCGGTGAGCGACCGCTACGCCCTGGTCGAGTACACCGAGTTCTCGCCCGACCTGCTCACCGACGCCGGGTACGACGCGGCGCTGGCCGGCTACCGGGACCTGCTCGGGCTGGACCCTTCCGGGCTGCAGGTCCGGGAGGTGGAGAACGGCGTGATCCCGATGACCGACGCGCCGTTTCCGCCCCGGCCCTCGCCCCGGGTGGTCCGACTCGGTACGGCCGGTGGCGCGACCCGCCCCTCCACCGGCTTCACCTTCTCCGCCATGTACCGCCAGGCCGACCAGGTGGCCCGCGCCCTCGCGGCGGGACGACCGCCGGTGCCCCAGCCGGCGTACCCCCGTCGACACCGCTGGATGGACGCGGTGGCGTTGCGGGCGTTGGACCGAGGCGGGGTCGGTGGCCCGGACTTCTTCGACCGACTCTTCGACCGCAACCCCGCCGAGCGGGTGCTGCGCTTCCTCGACGGTGTGACAACCCCGGCCGAGGAGGTCGCCATCATGAACTCCACCCGGCTGCTGCCGATGATCGCCGCCACTGCCGGCGACGCGGCGCACCGCGTCCGCGACCGGCTGCGGCCCACCCGACCCGCGCCGGCCGTCCCGCCCGCCGTGGTCGGTGCGGAGCCCAGCGGCGGATAGGGGTCCGCCGGGCCCACCGGCGTTGCCTGTCCCGGAGCCTGTCGAGCTGCCCCGCAGGTGGGGCATGCCGTCCAGCCTCGGAGGTGGGGCACGACATCCCGGCGCGCCCGGGCCCCCGGGCAGCGAGGACGACGTCACCGCGCGGTAGGTTGCCGGGCATGGTGGACGCGGCGGCCGGCAGGGGCGTGCAGATCTGGACCGACGGGGCGTGCAGTGGCAATCCCGGGCCGGGCGGTTGGGGCGCCCTGCTGCGCTACGGCGACCACGAGCGGGAGTTGTGCGGCGGCGAGGCCACACCGACCACCAACAACCGGATGGAGCTGATGGCGGCCATCCAGGCGTTGGAGAGCCTGAACCGGCCGGTCACCGTGGAGCTGCACACCGACAGCACGTACGTGCGCAACGGCATCACCAGTTGGCTGGCGTCCTGGAAGCGCAACGGTTGGCAGACGGCGGCAAAGCAGCCGGTGAAGAACGCCGACCTGTGGCAGCGGCTGGAGGCGGCCTGCGAGCGGCACCAGGTCACCTGGCTGTGGGTGAAGGGGCACAACGGTCACCCGGAGAACGAGCGGGCCGACGGGCTGGCCAACAAGGGCATGACCGAGGCGCGGGCCGCGTTCGCCGGTCGCTGACCGTCAGCGGGTCGCGTCCGGGTGCCCGGGCATGCTGGACCCGCCGCCGCTGCTGCCGGACGATCCGCCGGCGACACCCGAGTTGTCGTCCTCGGTCACGATATCCGGGCGCACGTCGGTGTCGGCCGGCGCCGGAACCTCGGTGTCCGCCTCGACCTGCACCAGCGGCACCTGGCCGGCCTCGTCCTCGCTGTGCTGCGGGTCGCCCGGCAGCTCACCGTCGCGTTTTCGGAAACCCACGCCGTGCCCCCCGTCGATACCGGTCAGCGTCGGCGCTGGCTACCCGGCGTCGTCCCGGCCGAAACCTTGGGTGTGGGGGCGTCGGCACGCGGTGGCCGGGCGCGCGATTCGCGCTGTTCAGCGGTACCGGCTGCGGTGGCCCACGGAGGTTCAGCGTCGGCGACCGCGCCGGGCGGGGGCACCGGCCCGCGACGGCTGGCGGACCGGGGTGAGCGGCAGGGCCGTCCAGTGCGCCGGCCGGGTGAGCGTCGCCGGCAGGCCGGTACGCGCGTCACACCGGGCGGCGTCCAGTTGCGCCTGGTGCAGGAAGAGAGTGCGCCGTAGGTCCGCGCCGCGCAGGTCGGCCCCGCGCAGGTCCGCGCCGGTCACGTCGGCGAGCCCCAGGTCGGCGTCGCGGAGGTCGGCGCCGATCAGCAGCGCCCCGCGCAGGTTGGCCCGGCGCAGGTCGACCCGACGGAGGTCGACGCCGAGCAGGTGCGCGCCCCGGTGGTCGACGCCGCCGGGGGAGCGGGCCACGTCGCTGGCCTGCGAGAGCAGCGGGCTTACCCGAGCCCGGTGCGCGGCCACGTCCAGCGCGCGTAGCCGCGCCAGGTCACCGCCGGTGAGCACGGCGGTCTCGGCGCGGGCGTGCTCCAGCTCGTGGCGGAGGTCGGCCGGCGGGTGCAGCGCCACCGCCGCGTCGAGGTACCAGAGCAGCTCGTGCAGTGGCCGCAGTACGGCGAACGCCTCCGCCATGGCCGGCAACGTCCCCGGCGCGTCCCGCCAGTCCCGCCCGCCGAAGGTGACCTGGGCGACCTGCTGCCCGGCGCCGAAGCAGTCGAACACCGTGCAGCCGGGGAAGCCGCGTTGCCGCAGTTCGGTGTGGATGCCGCACCTGTGGTCCGCGCCCAGGTTGGGGCAGGGCTGCCCGGCCGGCTTGTCGATGGCGAAGTCGGCCGACGCGGCGAAGGCGGGCACCACGCAGCACAGCCCGAAGCAGCGCCCGCAGTCGGCGCGCAACTGCGTCGACCCGGGTGGAGATGCGGGGCTGGGCGACACGCGGACGTCCTCCTGGCGCGGGCGAGGCGTCCATTGTTCCGCGTATCGAACCGACCGGACCGTCGGGGGTCACCGTCCGTGGTTTTCCCCGGCCGCCGCGGACCGGGGTTCCGGCGTACGGGAGGCCGCCCAGTTCGTCTACATCCTGCGTACGGCGGCGGTCGAACCGCTGTG is a window of Micromonospora sp. WMMD961 DNA encoding:
- a CDS encoding metalloregulator ArsR/SmtB family transcription factor, whose amino-acid sequence is MDDAFRALADPSRRRLLDRLNERNGQTLRELCEGLATTRQAVSKHLSVLEAANLVTTVRRGREKVHYLNAAPINAIADRWLSRYDRERAATLADLTTALEGQSMQSPTFAYTTYVTTTPQRLWAALIEPAFTRRYWGGIALVSDWQVGSPVLWQDTAADEPRDLGQRVLAAEPYRLLSYSWHGFQAEHAEHFGWSAEELAARRGERRSKVTFQIDPHGPTAVRLTVIHDDFSPDSEMHRAISGQLDGSGGWPELLASLKTLLETGEPMPEPTGAD
- a CDS encoding MFS transporter is translated as MTRNVGDGLGPVFARLWAASTLSALGSGLATVAAPLFVASRTDDPLVVAGASAVAWLPWLLFALPGGVLVDRMDRRRLMIVIDLVRVVALAVLATAILSGRGGVALLFAVLFLVNTGEIVFRAASQAMVPVVVPRHRLERANGWLSGGATLMHSMLAGPLGGFLFAISAGSPFLVNAITYALSAVLVALIGGDFRAAVDDTHARRTRTMAGEIVEGLRWLANQRLLRTMAVLIGLLNVTLTAALAVLVLLAVERLGLGSVGYGLLFTCMATGGVLGALLGDRIIARISATWTIRIGLLVEAGLHLALAASRSTIVVGFALFAFGVHGGLWNIVSNSLRQRLTPANLQGRVASTNLFVAAGGNCVGALLGGLLAARFGITAPYWVGLVVAVGVSAATWRVFNRAAVARAYADPPPVESPAPVA
- a CDS encoding lycopene cyclase family protein; amino-acid sequence: MTDSAPLDVDLALLGGGGAASLLLAALDRHEVRDLRIAVVDPVRRRGQDRTWAFWGHPGTDLDPLLSASWRQVEVATAARRRVLDLTPLRYAMLRSGPVYDRAAEAERRLDATRIVAPAETVSDDGTRVRVRTGDGRTVRAGWVLDSRPRPPARAGRTTWLQHFRGWWLEADRPAFDPARAVLMDFRTPQPPRGVSFGYVLPVSDRYALVEYTEFSPDLLTDAGYDAALAGYRDLLGLDPSGLQVREVENGVIPMTDAPFPPRPSPRVVRLGTAGGATRPSTGFTFSAMYRQADQVARALAAGRPPVPQPAYPRRHRWMDAVALRALDRGGVGGPDFFDRLFDRNPAERVLRFLDGVTTPAEEVAIMNSTRLLPMIAATAGDAAHRVRDRLRPTRPAPAVPPAVVGAEPSGG
- the rnhA gene encoding ribonuclease HI → MVDAAAGRGVQIWTDGACSGNPGPGGWGALLRYGDHERELCGGEATPTTNNRMELMAAIQALESLNRPVTVELHTDSTYVRNGITSWLASWKRNGWQTAAKQPVKNADLWQRLEAACERHQVTWLWVKGHNGHPENERADGLANKGMTEARAAFAGR
- a CDS encoding preprotein translocase YidC yields the protein MGFRKRDGELPGDPQHSEDEAGQVPLVQVEADTEVPAPADTDVRPDIVTEDDNSGVAGGSSGSSGGGSSMPGHPDATR
- a CDS encoding pentapeptide repeat-containing protein — translated: MSPSPASPPGSTQLRADCGRCFGLCCVVPAFAASADFAIDKPAGQPCPNLGADHRCGIHTELRQRGFPGCTVFDCFGAGQQVAQVTFGGRDWRDAPGTLPAMAEAFAVLRPLHELLWYLDAAVALHPPADLRHELEHARAETAVLTGGDLARLRALDVAAHRARVSPLLSQASDVARSPGGVDHRGAHLLGVDLRRVDLRRANLRGALLIGADLRDADLGLADVTGADLRGADLRGADLRRTLFLHQAQLDAARCDARTGLPATLTRPAHWTALPLTPVRQPSRAGAPARRGRRR